The following proteins come from a genomic window of Cronobacter muytjensii ATCC 51329:
- the uvrA gene encoding excinuclease ABC subunit UvrA produces the protein MDKIEVRGARTHNLKNINLVIPRDKLIVVTGLSGSGKSSLAFDTLYAEGQRRYVESLSAYARQFLSLMEKPDVDHIEGLSPAISIEQKSTSHNPRSTVGTITEIHDYLRLLYARVGEPRCPDHDVTLAAQTVSQMVDNVLALPEGKRLMLLAPVIKERKGEHTKTLENLASQGYIRARIDGEVCDLSDPPKLELQKKHTIEVVVDRFKVREDLAQRLAESFETALELSGGTAVVADMDDEKAEELLFSANFACPVCGYSMRELEPRLFSFNNPAGACPTCDGLGVQQYFDPDRVVQNTELSLAGGAIRGWDRRNFYYFQMLRSLADHYKFDVEAPWNTLSDKVQKAVLFGSGKETIEFKYMNDRGDTSVRRHPFEGVLHNMERRYKETESNAVREELAKFISNRPCATCEGTRLRREARHVFVENTALPTISDMSIGHAMEFFNNMKLSGQRAKIAEKVLKEIGDRLKFLVNVGLNYLTLSRSAETLSGGEAQRIRLASQIGAGLVGVMYVLDEPSIGLHQRDNERLLGTLIHLRNLGNTVIVVEHDEDAIRAADHVIDIGPGAGVHGGQVVAEGPLDAIMAVPESLTGQFMSGKRKIEVPKERVKADPEKVLKLTGARGNNLKDVTLTLPVGLFTCVTGVSGSGKSTLINDTLFPIAQRQLNGATIAEPAPYRDIQGMEHFDKVIDIDQSPIGRTPRSNPATYTGVFTPVRELFAGVPESRSRGYTPGRFSFNVRGGRCEACQGDGVIKVEMHFLPDIYVPCDQCKGKRYNRETLEIKYKGKTIHEVLDMTIEEAREFFDAVPALARKLQTLMDVGLTYIRLGQSATTLSGGEAQRVKLARELSKRGTGQTLYILDEPTTGLHFADIQQLLQVLHQLRDQGNTIVVIEHNLDVIKTADWIVDLGPEGGSGGGEILVSGTPETVAECKESHTARFLKPLLNQ, from the coding sequence ATGGATAAGATAGAAGTTCGGGGCGCCCGCACCCACAATCTCAAAAATATCAACCTCGTCATTCCGCGCGACAAACTCATCGTCGTGACCGGGCTGTCGGGTTCCGGCAAGTCTTCGCTGGCTTTCGACACGCTCTACGCCGAAGGGCAGCGCCGTTATGTCGAGTCGCTTTCCGCGTACGCGCGTCAGTTCCTGTCGCTGATGGAAAAGCCGGACGTCGACCATATTGAAGGGCTGTCGCCCGCGATTTCCATCGAGCAGAAGTCGACCTCCCATAACCCGCGTTCTACTGTGGGTACCATTACTGAAATTCACGATTACCTGCGCCTGCTGTATGCCCGCGTCGGCGAGCCGCGTTGCCCGGATCACGACGTGACGCTGGCCGCCCAGACCGTCAGTCAGATGGTGGATAACGTACTCGCGTTGCCGGAAGGCAAGCGTCTGATGTTGCTGGCGCCGGTCATCAAAGAACGTAAAGGCGAGCACACCAAAACGCTGGAAAACCTGGCAAGCCAGGGGTATATCCGCGCCCGTATTGATGGCGAGGTGTGCGATCTTTCCGATCCGCCGAAGCTTGAATTGCAGAAAAAACACACCATCGAAGTGGTGGTGGACCGCTTTAAGGTGCGTGAGGATTTAGCCCAGCGCCTGGCGGAGTCATTTGAAACCGCGCTGGAGCTTTCCGGCGGCACGGCGGTCGTGGCGGATATGGACGATGAAAAAGCGGAAGAGCTGCTGTTCTCCGCCAACTTCGCCTGCCCGGTGTGCGGCTACAGCATGCGCGAGCTTGAGCCGCGCCTGTTCTCGTTTAACAACCCGGCTGGCGCGTGTCCGACCTGCGACGGGCTCGGCGTGCAGCAATATTTCGATCCGGATCGCGTGGTGCAGAACACCGAGCTGTCGCTTGCGGGCGGCGCTATCCGCGGCTGGGATCGCCGTAACTTCTACTATTTCCAGATGCTGCGCTCGCTCGCCGACCACTATAAATTCGACGTGGAAGCGCCGTGGAACACGCTCAGCGATAAAGTACAGAAAGCGGTGCTGTTCGGCTCCGGTAAAGAGACGATCGAATTTAAATATATGAACGATCGCGGCGATACGTCTGTGCGTCGTCATCCGTTCGAAGGCGTGCTGCATAATATGGAGCGCCGCTATAAAGAGACCGAATCCAACGCGGTGCGCGAAGAGCTGGCGAAATTTATCAGCAACCGTCCGTGCGCGACTTGTGAAGGTACGCGTCTGCGTCGCGAAGCGCGCCACGTATTTGTAGAAAATACCGCGCTGCCGACCATTTCCGACATGAGCATCGGTCATGCGATGGAGTTCTTCAACAACATGAAGCTCTCCGGCCAGCGCGCCAAAATCGCGGAAAAAGTGCTGAAAGAGATTGGCGATCGCCTGAAATTCCTGGTGAACGTCGGCCTGAACTATCTGACGCTTTCCCGCTCAGCGGAAACGCTCTCCGGCGGCGAAGCGCAGCGTATTCGTCTGGCAAGCCAGATTGGCGCCGGTCTGGTGGGCGTGATGTACGTGCTGGATGAGCCATCTATCGGCCTGCACCAGCGCGATAACGAACGTTTGCTCGGCACGCTTATCCATCTGCGTAACCTCGGCAATACCGTGATTGTGGTAGAGCACGATGAAGACGCCATTCGCGCCGCCGATCATGTGATAGACATCGGCCCTGGCGCTGGCGTACACGGCGGCCAGGTCGTGGCGGAAGGCCCGCTTGACGCGATCATGGCGGTGCCGGAATCACTGACCGGGCAATTCATGAGCGGTAAACGCAAAATTGAAGTGCCGAAAGAACGCGTGAAGGCGGACCCGGAAAAAGTGCTGAAACTCACCGGCGCGCGCGGCAACAACCTGAAAGACGTCACGCTGACGCTGCCGGTTGGTCTGTTTACCTGCGTAACCGGCGTTTCCGGTTCCGGCAAATCGACGCTGATTAACGATACGCTGTTCCCGATAGCCCAGCGCCAGCTCAACGGCGCGACTATCGCCGAGCCTGCGCCCTATCGCGACATTCAGGGGATGGAGCATTTCGATAAGGTCATTGATATTGACCAGAGCCCGATTGGCCGCACGCCGCGCTCGAACCCTGCAACGTATACGGGCGTCTTTACGCCGGTGCGCGAGCTGTTCGCTGGCGTACCGGAATCGCGCTCGCGTGGCTATACGCCGGGCCGCTTCAGCTTTAACGTCCGCGGCGGACGTTGCGAAGCATGTCAGGGCGACGGCGTTATCAAGGTGGAGATGCACTTCCTGCCGGATATCTACGTGCCGTGCGACCAGTGTAAAGGCAAGCGCTACAACCGCGAAACGCTGGAAATTAAGTACAAAGGTAAGACTATCCACGAAGTGCTGGACATGACTATCGAAGAGGCGCGTGAGTTCTTCGACGCGGTGCCGGCGCTGGCGCGTAAGCTGCAAACGCTAATGGATGTGGGCCTGACTTACATTCGTCTCGGCCAGTCTGCGACAACGCTCTCCGGCGGTGAAGCCCAGCGCGTGAAGCTCGCCCGCGAGCTCTCAAAACGCGGGACCGGCCAGACGCTTTACATTCTTGATGAGCCGACCACCGGTCTGCACTTCGCGGATATTCAGCAACTGCTGCAAGTGCTCCATCAGCTCAGGGATCAGGGCAACACGATCGTGGTGATTGAGCATAACCTGGATGTCATCAAAACGGCCGACTGGATTGTCGATCTTGGCCCGGAAGGCGGCAGCGGCGGCGGTGAGATCCTCGTCTCCGGCACGCCGGAAACCGTGGCGGAGTGCAAAGAGTCGCATACCGCACGCTTCCTTAAGCCCCTGTTAAATCAGTAA
- the ssb1 gene encoding single-stranded DNA-binding protein SSB1: protein MASRGVNKVILVGNLGQDPEVRYMPNGGAVANLRLATSESWRDKQTGEMKEVTEWHSVVLYGKLAEVAGEYLRKGSQIYIEGQLRTRKWQDQSGQDRYSTEVVVNVGGTMQMLGGRQGGGAPAGGNMGGGQQQGGWGQPQQPQQQGGGAQFSGGAQSRPQQQAPAPSNEPPMDFDDDIPF, encoded by the coding sequence ATGGCCAGCAGAGGCGTAAACAAGGTGATTCTCGTCGGTAATCTGGGGCAGGACCCGGAAGTACGCTACATGCCGAACGGCGGGGCCGTGGCGAACCTGCGCCTGGCAACTTCCGAATCCTGGCGCGACAAGCAGACCGGTGAGATGAAAGAAGTGACCGAATGGCACAGCGTGGTGCTGTACGGCAAGCTGGCGGAAGTGGCGGGCGAATACCTGCGCAAAGGCTCGCAGATCTACATCGAAGGCCAGCTGCGCACCCGTAAGTGGCAGGATCAGAGCGGTCAGGATCGCTACTCTACCGAAGTCGTGGTTAACGTCGGCGGCACCATGCAGATGCTGGGCGGCCGTCAGGGCGGCGGCGCACCGGCAGGCGGCAACATGGGCGGCGGCCAGCAGCAGGGCGGTTGGGGTCAGCCTCAGCAGCCGCAGCAGCAGGGTGGCGGCGCGCAGTTCAGCGGCGGCGCGCAGTCCCGTCCGCAGCAGCAGGCTCCGGCGCCTTCCAATGAACCGCCGATGGATTTCGACGACGATATCCCGTTCTGA